The following proteins come from a genomic window of Bacteroidota bacterium:
- a CDS encoding elongation factor Tu, whose translation LITTVAMEEGLRFAIREGGRTVGAGVVGKIIE comes from the coding sequence CTGATCACCACCGTGGCCATGGAAGAAGGTCTTCGCTTCGCTATCCGCGAAGGCGGACGTACCGTGGGTGCTGGTGTCGTTGGTAAGATTATTGAATAA
- the nusG gene encoding transcription termination/antitermination factor NusG, with protein MPLEFKWYIVRTFSGHENKVKNIIESEMKHLDFSEKIARVLIPSEKVFEMKDGKKKAKTKTFFPGYILVEADLTKEVIHFIENVPSVMSFLGNKNQPVPLRPDEVRRILGKIDEAEKTESYEVPFSVGDHVKVNEGPFNNFEGIIQEVQPEKMKVKVMVSIFGRKTPVELDFFQVEPIKGDSLV; from the coding sequence ATCCCTTTGGAATTTAAGTGGTACATTGTCCGGACATTTTCCGGACATGAAAACAAGGTGAAGAACATCATTGAATCCGAGATGAAACATCTCGATTTCAGCGAGAAAATTGCCCGCGTTCTTATTCCATCCGAGAAGGTTTTCGAGATGAAGGATGGTAAGAAGAAAGCGAAAACCAAGACTTTCTTCCCTGGTTATATTCTGGTCGAAGCCGACCTGACAAAGGAAGTGATTCACTTTATCGAAAACGTCCCTTCTGTCATGTCGTTCCTGGGGAACAAGAACCAGCCGGTTCCGCTTCGCCCGGATGAAGTGCGCCGGATTCTTGGAAAAATTGATGAGGCAGAGAAAACCGAGTCTTATGAAGTTCCATTCTCGGTCGGCGATCATGTGAAGGTGAACGAAGGTCCTTTCAACAACTTTGAAGGTATTATTCAGGAAGTTCAGCCAGAGAAGATGAAGGTCAAAGTCATGGTCTCGATTTTTGGCCGTAAAACACCGGTGGAACTGGATTTCTTCCAGGTGGAACCCATCAAAGGTGATTCACTGGTTTAA
- the rpmG gene encoding 50S ribosomal protein L33, with amino-acid sequence MRDIITLECSVCKNRNYSTTKNKKLHSGRIEHKKFCRFCSKHTAHKETK; translated from the coding sequence GTGAGAGACATTATCACGCTCGAATGCTCGGTTTGTAAAAACAGAAACTATTCCACCACGAAGAATAAGAAACTTCACAGTGGTCGTATTGAGCATAAAAAATTCTGCCGGTTCTGCAGCAAGCACACCGCACACAAGGAAACCAAATAA
- the secE gene encoding preprotein translocase subunit SecE yields MDKIKTFFTDIMSEMSKVTWPTPEELRESTVIVLVFSLVFGTAVYAVDTAFSYLLKLIF; encoded by the coding sequence ATGGATAAAATAAAAACCTTCTTTACCGATATCATGTCGGAAATGTCGAAAGTCACCTGGCCCACACCAGAAGAACTCCGTGAATCCACGGTTATCGTTCTTGTGTTTTCCCTGGTGTTTGGAACAGCTGTCTATGCAGTAGACACTGCCTTCAGCTACTTACTTAAGTTAATCTTCTAA